GGGGTTGCTATCAAACCAGAAGTGACTGTAGCTACAGTAGAAGCGGGTGAGTTTACTGCAGGAATGGAGgaaaacactgtaactgcagAACTTTGCTTCTCTTGCTCGATGTTGGACACCCGTTTATCCAAGTTGCTGAGTTTGGTATTGACTGAGGATAAGGAATCTGCAAATGGTTGCATAAATGCTTTTATTTCGTTAAAATCAGAGAATGTTCCTGCTGAGTTTCACTGACTGGAGCAGCTGTCTGCTGGCCTGATGTGCTGGCTACGAGGTTAGCTTGTTCTGAGacagactgcctgctgtctgaccTGGGCAGCTGAACAGCAGAGTGCAGCTGGGGAGTTTTTGTGGGTGGAAAAATTGGTTCTGCAGAGATATAAttacaatagaaaatgaaaagaGATTCCGGATTGCTCCCTGCTACAATCTCACTGCCGTTTTTGAGGAGGATCTTTATGAGCTTGTGAAAGTCCAGTCCTTAAGGTACAATCGCTCTGGAGGTGTATCCCTGGCCCGGAGCCGTGTTGATCGACAGGGATTGACTCCTTGGACGGTGGGTAGTGGTATGCTGTCCTGCTCGGGAGGCACCTGCTCAGATGTTACTGAGACGCCTGATAGAGAGAAGAGTGGTGGGCTGACCAGATCCTGGGTTGAAGCTGTCGAAGAATGTTCCGATACAGACAAGAAGTGAGCTTGTGCGGTAAGTACTCCATACttaatttgttcttttttaattctttacacAGAAAGAAATTGCTGGGTGTCTTGCAATCTGCTTAGGTTCACAACCAAATGAAACAACACAAGAAGGAAGTATACAGTGTGACTAATAATTTAAATAGTaagtagatttgattgatgatagAAGATAAAAGGATAGGGTGGAGTCCCCCTGAACCACATGTAATAGGTTAACAtatgatattaaaaataactgctgtattagttttactaattacgcGTGTTTGTGCACTACACCgtgttgtttgttacgtcccgcTGTGGCACCACGTGAAGCCTgcggcttgagtcgctccttTCCAGGGATTAAGCAACGTAAGTCGGCTGACTTGGTGCTCAccccccaggctgcaatagctctagctggagttattttattcttgttttggcTTCGGCAAAAAATTGAGACGGTTTGTAtaaagtaattgttattactgtattttgttgagaaATATTTCTTTTCTCGTTCTGTGTTTCATTCTGTGTGTGGATCCCCCATTGGCTGGGTttccacataaatgttttggagctgcaggcagcttacctggccttgcagaattctttgcaggaggttcgagggGAGACGTGTTTGTCTGTATGGACAGCACAACAGTGGAGGCGTACATAAACCACCAGGATggcctcaggtctcccagtctccattgcgtggcccgcaagcttttgctctgggcacacgagaacctcctctcattGCGTGCAGTACACCTGcccggggtgacaaactgggcaGCAGACTGCCTCTCAAGGGGAGCTCTTAATAGAGCCTTATTAGCCAACAAGTCTGGTTTTCAGCCCTGATGCAGTTACTGAGCGGCCAGCCATGGAGACTACCCAAggtctgggtctggcccctgaatggctgcatttgagccgtctggatCTGTCCAATAGGATTAGTGataccctgcaaaatgccagagcagcatccacgcattcccagtacgggtacaagtgggacgtctttcagacgtggtgcctgCCTCAGAGGTTCGAACCCACAACCTGTCCCATGAGCTGAGTTTTTTATTGCTCAAAGCAACTTTCTTGATTGCAGTCACCTCCGCAaagtgggtgagtgagatgcaggcattctcaattgcgaaagcctgcttcatttttgcagaagccaggacaaaagTTACGatccgtaccaatcctgcttttttgccgaagACTGTCTCGGCATTTCAAGTCAActagtctgtggaactggaggcttTCTATCCACCATCCattaaagtttaccacagtattttacatttcatCTGCTGGGAAGCATGTGGTAACTGTTAGTttctaatatgttattttatattcCGGGAATATCTTGCAATTGTCAAGATCTGTTAATGCAGTCATTGGTAAAAACCCTAAATATAGTTGAAATACTGCTGAGTCATTatgatgttttgcttttttaatttctgtttgtactaCTGGTACGTCAGCAGGTTTTGAATTCATTGTAAATCTCTTTTTAATGCTTGCTAAATTTTTCATATACACAAATCTAAGTTTTCAAATTATATTCCCAAATGCAGAGTTTTCTTAGAAGAACTTAAATATGATTTAGATTCACACACTAATGCAGGGTAAAATTACTCTGGTAGTATGTAATTAATGCAGACTCAAAACCCGCAGAGGCGGATTAGGTGAGTCCAGTAGTCAGTTGCTCTGAAAGACGCATAAAGGTAAGTGTGAACAAAACACTCAACACTCTAAAAAGTACTAGTGTGAAAATGGCATTAGAATCAGGCTAGTGCAACAGGTTGTGTGCTGTCTGTGATAAAACCACCAAGACAGAAAAGCTTGGGtgatttatttgttgatttttttttgctttttgctaaTTTCATTGTTTAAAAAGGTGTCAGAAAAAGCTTAAAACTGCAATCTCCTGTCTGCATCTGTTATTATTGTCACTAGCCAGCCTTAACCACTACCTTTCCCCACTCTACTTGCATGTACAATTCTGTACATATAAGTTTATGCATGTACAAAATTTCTATGATGTCACCTTTAGACAGGTGTGATCACTTGATACCATGCCCACAACGTATACTCGTCCGGAGCAGTTAAAAGACGAGAcagacaaagctttttttttattcaactcaTTGCTACAACTTGCAGCTGTTGTCAGAAAATCATTCTCTGTAACAGTTCTGTCACCCTGAGAAAGGTAACAaacttattttcatttatttgtacaAACATTGTATTtggaaattcaatattttttgttaattttagctttttaaatattttaattctaTAAGAAATAACTGAATTTAAATTTGGCTTTCATTGCAAATTAATTACCTCTgagagaactttttttttgttttaagttcaGTATTAAAGCCATGTaaccttgttttaattttttttgtattgatcagtAATGTGTAAATAAGTAGATtagttaatacaaaaaataatctcACATTgttaaaagataaatacataaacaaactgtCCCAATTTTACCGACAGTGGTAGTAATAATTATATGACAAgatataattttattttctgactagaaaatcctgcaaatcTGTACTAGCTTAATCCTGATTGCACAGTACCAACCAGATGACCCAGGTAATTGGTTTAAATGATCTGAACAAGTGATACATTAGAGTAGACTGATAACGAGGACTAAccttcagctatggtcaaaatcACCCTATAGATTTAACTATTTTGCTCcatagtcaaatgaaacctgctgaataatgttatgtgaaTAATATTAAATTagatagttttccatatactttacagaaaaaaaagtctgatttggcacactgcaatcaggatcttgtttagtctgatttagcagatgatccacCTGTGATTAACTGAATCTGGTATGCAATTGGCATTAgcaggtgtactaactttagttcaatcaagtggactaaacctgcttaatctaCTAGTTTTTAGACACATTAAGTGGATTGAATGTGGTACACTGCAATTGATCCTCTGTGgctcattttcttatgttttcttATTTCCCTGTTCTGGTGTTGAACAGACCATTAccatataatataaaaataacagaCCAAGTGCCTGAGGGAACCCAGGGGTTGCTTGTTGTCGTATCAAGGGCAGGTATGCAGGTGAGGGTAGTATGGGTAGTTGTTTCCACTGTTTTAAGATCTGATATTTGAGGGATAAACACGTTTAGTTCTGACAATGGAGGTGGGAAGGGCGACATGGGCCGAAACTCTGTATTCATATGCTGTTATTGATGTTCGTCATCTAACAACCACACAGCAGATAATAATTACAGTAGAAAGGAATGTTATGAAACTAATAAAGCTGTAGTATAAATGTATACAGTGCTTACtaagcctttttatttatttttttagatggaAAAACTgagcttttttctctttcttcttATTGTTGGGAATTTCCTACTGGTCGTTACTTGTTATCCAAATGGCCAAGTTACTCCCTCGTGTATTAACATGATACCAGACCATGGTGTCAGTGCCCAGACTACACTTGCTCCCTATAACATCACAGCAAGTAAAAACACATACAGCCCCGGAGAGAAAATAACAGGTACCTAAGAAACAGCCTCTGCATTTGAAATTGTTTAGGAGGCACCTTATTTTAACAAGAAtgatatattaataataataataaaaaaaatgttttcccagACACAACTATTTCTCCTTatctaatacatatttaaattagcTTTCACTGTCTAGAATTTCAACCATTTAAAAAGTGCCAATAGCATAAAGTTCCAgattataaaacatgttttgttttctaacTGCTGGAGTGAATCTAGATGCAacaataatgtgtgtgtatgtatacagtgctccccctttataagatGGCTCTtaatactgcggaacaggttatataagtcatggctcccatttgccccataatgccattacactaacactagtattctcgttataaggcggaacacatgGCTCCTGGCTTCTGCGTTATAAAGGGGGAAcgctgtgtatatataatatttctAATGGCATGTCATCCCTTAAAGTATATGAGAGTcaaatatgtgttatatatgtaaAAGTCCTATAGAAATACATGAAGGTAAACTACAATGATATCTGTGCAAAACTAATACCAATGTTTTTACTTGGTAAATAGAGTGTGAGCACCTCAGAATTTCTTCTTGTATCTTTATATAtggttttttttcctttgtttgttgCTTTTAAAGTAACTCTCCAAGGAAGCGATCCTTTTGAAGGGTTCTTGTTGCAAGCTCGAAGGGCTGGAGGAACTGCTGCTGTTGGTACTTTCACTGTAACTGATACTGCAAACTCTCAAGGGCTAGACTGCAACGGACCTGTAAGTTGTAGCTGacataataatttaataaatctCACATATCATGCACTTTTGTTTGCTTCCTAGGTCccaagtgcagttttgaaagaaacctatTGAGTTCTGTctggtatctggtactacactaggttacaGAAAGTTTTCTTTTCCATGCTTTACTCTCAGGaagtctgtttttgtttaacttatTAATTAGTTTCACCTCATCTGGGtcgaagcatgttactggctaaaagcatgtCGGTCAATAGGGGACGCAGCTAATTGTATGATGACAGGAAAGAGGGCGTTGAAGGGTTtgggactgtgacagggtagtgtcacggcccaggctggcaGTTTTAAAGGGCTGCTGCGcactttactgaaaaaaaaaaaaaaaaaccacaggaaaaaaaaataaacaggcataagggccaaaataaaaggttaaacaaaacaatttcgttgtcaggctgggcatttgccttcactgaccAAGTTttccaaaacaatacaaaaaatgcacCGCACCAAACTCCTCCAGGAAACAAAGGATTTcgcttccttttatacatgtggccacgcCCCAATtggcatcaattacctaattgggcaATGGCCACAcatgtgattgctggcagggatcgATTTAACCCCATTCCTGCCATCCATACATTCCCTCACACACACTATTTAAAGCAGCgaggcttctgccctgccacagggacaATTTTACTTTACTGGTGAAGTGGCagaggaagtgcaacactacctCAAAGCATGATGTAATCAACTTTAGTGTCATACCAgatgttgtgttttaaaattaaaatgcattgttattGTAACAATCATTTATTGTATAGCCTTCAACCAATTAAATTGAACATACCTAATATTTTCATCCTAATTTACTCATTTTTGTCAATTCTTGAGCCGTGAAGATTattaattgtttgttttctttgttttaaaattaagaaTTCTGCTGTAAGTCACAAGTCCAGTACAGGCCTAACAAAGATCCAAGCCACCTGGGTGGCGCCAAGTTCTAGCACTGGAGACCTTGAATTCAGGTTTGCCCTTTCTTCTCACGGGGTAATGGCAATATTCAAGGAACGGCATCCTCTGTTATTTTATACTCCTTATAAcaggaggggaggggtggggtcAGTGTACTCTTAATGTGTTCCTATTAAGGTTTAAAACAGGTTGTTTGCCAATTTCAAGTAAATCTAAAACTTCAACAGGGATTACCAACAAGGGAAGCCAGGGATCTAGCACAAATACCATTACAATTTTGTTCTGCCTCACCCAAAACAATACAATGTTCAATCATTCATGTAGGTTTTTTTTAAtccttattgttttattttactggttACTTGATTAAAAGTACACAACTAAGTTCTCAGTTGCACTGCCCTTTCTTGAAAGAATGTGTTTTGTGCCAACAGTGCaattaaaataagtttaaaagtGGCATGACATTAcattaattattcttttttagAGCCACCTTTGTTAAATCAAAGACTACATTTTGGGTTCAAGTTAAAAGTTCACAAGTGACTTTCAATACTACTGCACCAGCGAGTTCATCTTCATCATTTAATCCAgtaagtttgtttattttaatgttgaaACCATTTACCGTAGGgtaagggcttctgttttttctgtCTTTATTTATTCTCTTATTTGTTAATTGTACTGTTGCATGTTTACATAAATTTAGAAAGCctgaaaaatgtaagtgtgacaaacaGTATATAATATGTTGATCCAGGTCTATAGTAGCCCCTATAGAACGGTTTGTTGGTCTGTGTTCTACCAATCCACATGTGCTTTAACAGCACAGTTTACCTGAAGTTACTACAGGTGTGTAACAAAAAATGATAACTCTAACAGGACATTGCTAATTATACCCTATTTAACCATTGCATTTGTCAAATTCTCTTCATTTGCTGGTTAGAATATTTTCAGAAATGTCATTTCTGATATAGGACCATTATGTACATTaagtaaaacaatattttatcaGAACACAAAGTATTCATTAAAGTGAAGCTCCTAGTAAAGATGTGTTTCTGTtgaatacatatttatttgttttattttatttttcagaatattATGCTACATCTTCCACTGATTCTGTTTGTCAGCGGCATCCTGATGTGTTACAGGTAGACGGATCTGAAAGCAACTggaataaacatgtattcatcttttaaaaactggGCCTTGACAAACTCTGTTAATTCCTTATCAGTTTAACTACAGAATCTCAGTGAATATTTTATCTTTAGATAAAGTCTTTGTTTAACATGTAATATTCATGGAACTTTTGCTAGACTGctgtttctttaaaaatcaaaaatgttaatgtatACCCTTTTTCatttaccaaaataataataaaaaatgcattaaataacTCCTTGTTTTAAAGCTTTCTCTGCACATATACAATACCgacacaaattatggaaacaacaaatgatttaaagaACAACTCGGGGTAGCGATTGTATTGCCCAGTTCTCCTCACCTCagacccttttatttatttaaatatcttggtattcctGAATAGATAAGTATTAATGAATTTCAGAACCCCCCTTTTCCTTCCTCAAGATGGTATTTTCCTCACAAGATCCACAGTGACTgcttattatttaattatttagcagatgcttttatccaaaaaaGCAGGACAACACCCCAGAACAGGTCGCTTTATAACAACAATGGAGTGACAGGAAAAATGTAGATAAACTGTGCATTAAATGACACTTGCTTATGACAATTAAGTAAAAGTCATTAAACTCCTGTTACAGATGTATAACACATTACTAACACAATTCTAATGTAATAAAACTATTAATTGAAATTCATGGTGTCTATTTTGTATGTAGTCTATGGAAATAAGCAGTAACATTGTATGGATATTGGATATAACCTATATTCAGTTGTATTGAAGTTTGTGAAATGGCATGCAGCTTTTAACTTTCTAGTTTATGATTTGAGTGCCTTCACATGAGGTGGGCAAAAGAACTACAAAGCAAGAAGACACAGTTATACTGTAAGAGATAGGggcaactgtacatattaacttattataaattaaatactgtactactaggtagacttttgcaatatcattttgtagtttccttgattacacaatgttaaataaaatatctaaattatgttcatatatatatagccGCGTTCGGAAAAATGACCCAGTAGTATAAAAACCCAAGCAGAATAAAGAGCTCCTCTAAAATAATTTCTTCTTTTAAGCTACTGTGATTCCATATTGTACAatcatttatacttttaaatacaACTAAATAGGCCCACATGAATAATATAATACATATTAGAAACCAGGACTTTCATCCACTAATCAGGAAACTACCAAACAGTAGCCAACAAGGGAACATTTTGTCTAGCTTTAAAAAACGATAGGTTaaggatgtaaccctggttccctgaaagagaagacaaccaccaacaatacttttgggatatgcctgccacaggtcaggtatttactgagcattttatgtcagagctgccgataggcccctccagggagtgacATAAGTAGTCATGCCGCGgagatcacattctcttttgcatcgaacctgtgAATGCGaatgatgcgacctcgcaaggattgttggtcatcttctctttcagggaaaaggggttacatccgtaacctattgttccctttaatacgaagacgaccaacaacaatacttttgggaaagtatatcaaagccgttGCAAGGGAGTATGCGCAGATAGCAGATGCGGGATGTCTCGCTACCACCAAACTAATCTTTGttgtgtgagcgtgcaacctcaaggacccttgtgcctaatgaaggcatacagggatctaccacattgagttggtagaacctggtgaatgtatgtgtagtagcccagctagccgcagtataaatatcagtcaatgaggcacctctaaagacggcccatgatgtagccactcctctggtagagtgcatGGCCAccatcccaggtgggggtaggccagcattagtatatgcagtcaaaactgtgtccacaatccagtgggacagtcgctgcttcgagagggcatgacccagggtcctttcaccatgacagacaaagagctggtcagactgacgcagcgctctcgtactatccacataacatctcaatgcccaaaCCAGGCcgagggaattcaatctccgaTCTTCCTCcaaagaaaaaggagggggatggaaagcctctagctcCACCGATTGATTCAtgtggaaagccgtaaccaccttagggaaGAAAGCTTGGTTCGTGCGTAACgacaccctgtttccatcatcccaaacacgcatacaggagctgtgcactgacagagcctgtagttCACTAAcacgcttagcggaggtgatggttaacaaaaaggctgtcttcatagagatatttcaactctatggaatgtataggctcaaactgggccttagtgagagcctctaATACCACGTACAGTACCGACTCCATTcagggaggacgtcctttctaggaggacgtaACTTCACAGCGCCCTTTAGAAAACAGGTCGCTAGTATATGAGTAAAGCCCTGTGTAAATTGCGAtttcgtgaaattagcccaataccacaatttttacaatattcttaagaaataaattaattatttcagaattattatttgtatttcatacaaaaaaaatcacattaacaaaactgtacaactctgCTGCCTGACCAGGTACTCTAGAACCTGAGCCACCTGGCTCTTCAGTTCCAAGATATCCTTAGTCTGCTTTGAATGCCTCGACCGCTAACTGCTCCTTGAAGGAGACCATGAGCGGCTGCGAGCTCGATGGGCTGGAGCCTGTGCGCAGGATAAGCTCTGCGACAGGCTTGAAGGCAGGTGGAGGAAGCTGCCCCTGTAAACTCTGCGAGCCTCCTGCGCAGGGTCCGAGGCTGGGACGCTGCACAGATTGAGCATAACGTCTCATCTCCTAAGACAGAGGAGGTGTGCTGCATTCACAGGCACCTGACACACAGGAGGTGTTTGTCCTGAGGGGGAAGCATCCGTCCGCAGGACGTGCAAGGGTGGAACTTCGACATTTCGACGTGCCGGGGCAAAGCACCGATGCATGCAGCATCTGAGCACTAATGGTGCTCTGAGGTACCGAGGGCACTGAAGTGCAGAGCGTCCAGGCACTGAATGGTGCCGAAGCACTGAGGGCACCGAGGCACTGAGGACACCAAGCACCAGGGGCGTAAGCTCCTAGGTTACTGGGCTGGTTGTCTAGTCTGGAccgcatgcagtcacacaaccgagGCAGCACGTAGTTTACAACGGAGTGGAGCACAGCCTTCACAGTATACAGAGAAGACCCAACAGTGGGTGGGTCAATGTATGCCAGTCTACTCTACAGTGGGCTGATCAGACCCACTGGGACTGATCAGACCCAGTGGATGAAgcacacattgtttttttttttgtttttttaggccGAACACACCGAGTGGGCAGGCCAAGTCAGCCCAGTGGTGTCGACTCAACAGCGGGCGCGGCACAGCCAGGTCCCAATGGAGGAATacgtctctcttttctctctttattatttttatttattttttattttagctgcaaaaagcagcagtgtggagtagtggttagggctctggacccttgaccggagggtcgtgggttcaatccccagtgggggacactgctgttgtacccttgagcaaggtactttacctagattgctccagtaaaaaacccaactgtataaatgggtaattgtatgtaaaataatgtgatatctgtataatgtgatatcttgtaacaattgtaagtcgccatggataagggtgtctgctaagaaataaataaataataaaaagcagaggaaaaatcaCAGATAGCAGATGCTGTAGGTTAGAAAACGCAGACTACAGTCGGCAAGctatgtaggctgttgaaagaaagatttttttattttatttttttaaacagagtgcAGTTGCATAGCATTTCAagctcagtcctcagaagccGAGTTTCCGATTCAGGGGAAGtagcaagccgacttccagcaataaattgcaggggAATTACCAGAAAAACTTTAAGTGAGAGCTCTTTTTCAAAGAATCAGTTACGCAACTGGAGAGattagttatacctaccttacctacctgattatgagaagcaaaagagaacgtgatcgccgcggagtgactacttattctcttggtaggcgggactgaggatgtcactccccggaggggcctatcggcagctgtgaagtaaaatgctcagtaaatacctgacctgtggcaggcatatcccaaaagtatttttGTTGGTCGTTTTCAAATTGAAAGGAAACTGATAAAAGTAAAACACTGAAAGGTAAATTAATTTGTAATTTCAATGTTTAAAATCATGATAAAAGCATTATTTACATTTGTTCACTGCTATTGGTAGTTGACTCTACAGAAAACGACTGAGCTGTTACCATGCCGGTCAATCCTGAACAAAACCAGTTTGTCTAGTTTTGACTATCATAGGGCAGCACTTTTGTTCCCCTCAGCACTGTTATGAGAAAACAGGATTTACCACAGTGATTCAGCACTATGGCTGAACACAATTATAATACCAGTATAGCACACATCTTGTGAAATGTGTGTGGGTGTATGTTATATCTGATTAAAGGAAGCACATCTCTCTGGCACAGGAAGTGCAGTAAGTCTCGTATCACATCAGCCTAAACCACTGTGGGAAAGTCTGGCATAACTTCATTTTAATTAAGCATTATAAAATGTCaagaatagagggagcaatctcTTTAGCTAACATTAGTCACCATCAACCAATGTAGAAAATATTATCAACTTCAAAACCAGAATCAACAAAGAGACCTTTTAAAGGTAACAGAAACTTTCTCTTAAACACAATCACCTTGAACAGGCCTGTTGATTATTTTTGTatcgaccatcatgacagtaaaaatagacataatggaAGCGTTctgacctttgtataagttagtgatcaacagatgtgtcagccgcacaaagagcacagcgtgtggttttcactaactactgtgcagaataaatgatttttttctatgggtaaatatcacgactttcttcctatgcattgggacgcgggacatttactaggaaatcgggactgtcccgaccatatacaGACTGTTAGCATGTAtgcatttcagtgcagtatttttttttttttaacatcttcTCTCCATTTATGCTccacagaatcgggggcaagcACCATTCGCGCTTGCGCTCGCATTTGCGCTTTGATCAGAATACAGtcctaagagttttagtttatagacagtaagagtttaagatgtttgtgttgttaaaatgtttttaaaacatacttttcatgtattttccttgagaaactatataaaataggtactaaatgaaaaaaaaaatgatttaaataagtgatttaaatcgacttgatttaaatctGCCAACTCTGTTtaaaagaagacttttttttacttatttatggTGACTTACCTACACAGGTTAGAGCACTTGTTAGACACTGTTCCTGACATTTTATAATACTTAATTAATATTGGTTGCAATTTTAAGCCAGCTAGACTAGTCCTTCCTTACTTTTTCCGTTTTTTCTACTTGTGTATGCATGTGGTTCCTAAAGCCCTCCTCGAACTTCCTTATGTTAATCAGCCCACGTGAGTGAATTCTTAA
The Acipenser ruthenus chromosome 10, fAciRut3.2 maternal haplotype, whole genome shotgun sequence DNA segment above includes these coding regions:
- the LOC117403335 gene encoding putative ferric-chelate reductase 1, giving the protein MEKLSFFLFLLIVGNFLLVVTCYPNGQVTPSCINMIPDHGVSAQTTLAPYNITASKNTYSPGEKITVTLQGSDPFEGFLLQARRAGGTAAVGTFTVTDTANSQGLDCNGPNSAVSHKSSTGLTKIQATWVAPSSSTGDLEFRATFVKSKTTFWVQVKSSQVTFNTTAPASSSSSFNPNIMLHLPLILFVSGILMCYR